In Geminocystis sp. NIES-3709, a single genomic region encodes these proteins:
- a CDS encoding SemiSWEET transporter has product MELVTIIGLMAGSLTTISFLPQVIKTWRSKSAKDISLSMFLSFCLGVLLWIIYGFLLGELPIIIANFITLVLAGTILFFKLKYQ; this is encoded by the coding sequence ATGGAATTAGTGACAATAATTGGCTTAATGGCTGGTAGTTTAACCACCATTTCTTTTTTACCTCAAGTAATTAAAACATGGAGATCGAAATCTGCCAAAGATATTTCATTATCAATGTTTTTAAGTTTTTGTTTAGGGGTTTTACTTTGGATAATTTATGGATTTCTATTAGGAGAATTACCTATTATTATTGCTAATTTTATAACTTTAGTTTTAGCAGGAACGATCTTATTTTTTAAGTTGAAATATCAGTAA